From the genome of Desulforegula conservatrix Mb1Pa, one region includes:
- a CDS encoding gp16 family protein — MKTDNDTIRKAKLATIHIAKKTLGMDDETYREMLASFGLKSSKDATVPKLNEIITHLESKGFETKKRKNQPKVVKGQAPETALMGKIGALLADGKLQWAYGHGIAKKMFGVERLEWCDCQQLREVVAALEYNKKRLAKKQAEEIQAQTENIQM; from the coding sequence ATGAAAACCGACAACGACACAATCAGAAAAGCCAAGCTCGCGACCATTCATATAGCAAAGAAGACCCTTGGCATGGATGACGAAACATATCGGGAGATGCTGGCAAGCTTTGGTTTAAAATCTTCCAAAGACGCCACCGTTCCCAAGCTTAACGAGATCATTACTCACCTTGAATCCAAAGGCTTTGAGACCAAAAAGCGGAAGAATCAGCCAAAGGTGGTCAAAGGACAGGCTCCTGAAACTGCATTGATGGGCAAGATCGGCGCGCTCCTGGCTGATGGCAAATTGCAATGGGCATATGGTCACGGAATAGCAAAGAAAATGTTCGGTGTGGAAAGGCTTGAATGGTGCGATTGCCAGCAGCTGCGGGAGGTTGTGGCGGCGCTGGAATACAACAAAAAAAGGCTGGCTAAAAAACAGGCTGAAGAAATTCAGGCGCAAACAGAGAATATTCAAATGTAG